Part of the Deltaproteobacteria bacterium genome is shown below.
CTCTGGGCGGAGATCCTCGAGCACCTGAAGGCCTCGGCCACGGTCGTCCCTGCGGGCTGCGAGGCCCCGAAGGACTTCGGTGCCCTGCAGGCCTGCCTCGCCCAGGTGCAGGGCGGGCTGCCGCCGGAGCTGGCCGACCAGGCCCTCTGGACGCCCTTCTCGATCCAGCGCCTGCTGGGCTGGGTCTTCTGGCCGGTGGCCTGGGTGATGGGGGTCCCCGCCCAGGACTGCACGGTGGTCGCCCAGCTGCTGGGCGAGAAGCTGGTCCTCAACGAGTTCTACGCCTACCACCACTTCGGCGAGCTGCTGAAGGGTGGGGTGGAGCTCTCCTACCGGTCGGTGGTCATCACCACCTACGCCCTCTGCGGCTTCGCCAACTTCGGATCGATCGCGATCCAGATCGGTGGCATCGGTGGGATCGCGCCGGAGCGCCGCCACGATCTGGCGCGCCTGGGGCTACGTGCGATGATTGCTGGAACCCTGGCGGCCTTCATGACGGCCACCGTGGCAGGAATGCTGGTCTGAACCCTCGAAGGAAGAGCGGGAAGAGATGCACGAGAAGGTCTACGAGAGAGTGATGGAGAGCGCCGAGGCGGTGCAGAAGCTCGGCGGCGCCAGGCCGCGGGTCGGCCTGGTCCTGGGCTCGGGGCTGGGTGCGTTCGCCGAGGGGCTCCAGGAGGCGATCTCGGTCGACTACGGTGAGCTTCCCCACTTCCCGGTGAGCGCGGTCGCCGGCCACGCGGGCCGCCTGGTCCTCGGCAAGGCGCGGGGCGTCCCGGTGGTGGTGATGGCGGGGCGGGTGCACGGCTACGAGGGCTGGACGGTGGACGAGCTGGCCCACGGCGTACGGGTGATGGCCGCGATGGGCATCCAGGCCCTGGTGCTGACCAACGCCGCCGGCGGGATCCACCCCGACCTCAAGCCGGGCGACCTGATGCGGATCACCGACCACATCAACCTCTCGGGCCGCTCTCCCCTGACGGGCCCGAACGACGAGCGCCTCGGGCCTCGCTTCCCGGACATGAGCACGTCCTACGATCCGGCCTACTCGGATCTGCTGGAGTCGGTGGCCGCCGAGGGCAAGCTGGCCCTGCGGCGTGGCGTCTACGCCTGCATGCCCGGCCCGGCCTACGAGACGCCCGCCGAGATCCGCATGCTGCGCTCGATGGGCGCCGACGCCGTGGGCATGTCGACGGCGCCGGAGGTCCTCGCCGCGCGGCACATGGGCGTGCGCTGCGTGGGGATCTCCGTGATCACCAACCTGGCGGCGGGCATCGCCACCAACCCCCTCTCTCAC
Proteins encoded:
- a CDS encoding purine-nucleoside phosphorylase, whose amino-acid sequence is MHEKVYERVMESAEAVQKLGGARPRVGLVLGSGLGAFAEGLQEAISVDYGELPHFPVSAVAGHAGRLVLGKARGVPVVVMAGRVHGYEGWTVDELAHGVRVMAAMGIQALVLTNAAGGIHPDLKPGDLMRITDHINLSGRSPLTGPNDERLGPRFPDMSTSYDPAYSDLLESVAAEGKLALRRGVYACMPGPAYETPAEIRMLRSMGADAVGMSTAPEVLAARHMGVRCVGISVITNLAAGIATNPLSHAEVKEVADRVKDRFVDLLERYVPALDEVLEPKA